From [Clostridium] symbiosum, a single genomic window includes:
- a CDS encoding penicillin-binding transpeptidase domain-containing protein produces MKKTGKLPFLLIFALSISLTACKSNMQELTVNTAEKSSISDGRDVVIPEGEEQTGEPGTAESYGEERELMTGPAGPILPGELTQPGGSAQPDASALSDASAAVKKEPAIEEKDWSSYFQGLNGGAVIYLPNENKYQIYNENVCNTRRSPCSTFKIISSLIGIKNGVISEENSVRRWSGETFWNDKWNRDIGFKDAFQTSCVWYFRKITDELGPETIQEELDKLNYGNRDISDWEGRLNNNNSNRSLTGFWIESSLKISPKEQVEVLERIFSNDSSYKEQELALLRDAMLITDSGFPDVKIYGKTGLGKTSGIVADAWFTGFADTGKEKTYFCVYLGGTDNRDFSSTDAKRIAIELIRDHQLPPTG; encoded by the coding sequence ATGAAAAAAACAGGAAAGTTACCATTTTTATTGATATTTGCATTATCCATATCGTTAACTGCCTGTAAAAGCAATATGCAGGAATTAACCGTCAATACTGCGGAAAAAAGCAGTATAAGTGACGGAAGAGATGTGGTGATTCCGGAAGGAGAAGAGCAGACGGGGGAACCCGGAACGGCAGAGTCCTACGGTGAGGAGCGTGAGCTGATGACCGGGCCGGCCGGCCCGATATTGCCGGGGGAGCTGACACAGCCGGGCGGTTCTGCGCAGCCGGATGCTTCAGCTTTATCAGATGCATCCGCAGCGGTGAAGAAAGAACCCGCGATAGAAGAAAAAGACTGGTCGTCCTATTTTCAGGGGTTAAACGGAGGCGCGGTAATCTATCTTCCCAATGAGAACAAATATCAGATCTATAATGAGAATGTATGCAATACCAGAAGATCACCCTGCTCTACGTTCAAGATTATATCATCTTTGATTGGTATTAAGAATGGCGTTATCTCGGAGGAGAATTCCGTCCGGAGGTGGAGCGGAGAGACATTCTGGAACGACAAATGGAACAGGGATATCGGTTTCAAGGACGCCTTTCAAACCTCCTGTGTCTGGTACTTCAGAAAAATCACCGATGAACTGGGACCGGAGACGATTCAGGAAGAACTGGACAAACTCAACTATGGAAACCGCGATATCTCAGACTGGGAAGGACGCCTCAACAACAATAACAGCAACCGTTCCCTGACCGGCTTCTGGATCGAGTCATCACTGAAAATTTCGCCTAAAGAGCAGGTGGAAGTGCTGGAACGCATTTTTAGTAACGATTCATCCTATAAAGAGCAGGAACTGGCACTGCTGAGAGACGCAATGCTGATAACCGATTCCGGTTTTCCTGATGTTAAAATCTATGGTAAAACAGGACTCGGGAAGACATCCGGAATCGTGGCCGATGCATGGTTTACCGGTTTTGCCGATACGGGAAAAGAAAAGACCTATTTCTGCGTTTACCTGGGGGGAACAGACAATAGAGACTTTTCCAGCACCGACGCAAAGAGAATAGCCATTGAACTGATAAGAGATCACCAGCTGCCGCCCACCGGATAA
- a CDS encoding MmcQ/YjbR family DNA-binding protein translates to MKNREEIIRYCRTFKNVYEDQPFHDPGWTVMRHKENKKIFAWIFERDGHIWVNVKCSPDWRDFWRSVYKSVIPAYHLNKVHWNSIIMDGTIPEEEVKRMIGESYDLTI, encoded by the coding sequence ATGAAAAACAGAGAGGAAATAATCCGCTACTGCCGCACATTTAAGAATGTTTATGAAGATCAGCCGTTCCATGATCCGGGCTGGACGGTCATGCGTCACAAAGAGAATAAAAAGATTTTTGCATGGATATTTGAGCGGGATGGCCATATTTGGGTTAATGTGAAATGCAGCCCTGACTGGAGAGATTTCTGGCGCAGTGTTTATAAGTCCGTGATACCTGCCTATCACCTTAATAAGGTTCACTGGAATTCCATTATAATGGATGGTACGATTCCGGAGGAGGAAGTGAAAAGGATGATAGGGGAAAGTTATGATTTGACGATTTAA
- a CDS encoding class I SAM-dependent methyltransferase: MKENKYDNDIFFEKYSQMDRSKGGLTAAGEWETLKELLPDFKGKRMLDLGCGYGWHCIYAMEQGADSAVGIDISTKMLEVAREKTKYPQVEYQCVAMEDMDFPAESFDIALSSLAFHYIESFDAVAKKVQAFLKPGGSFVFSVEHPVFTAYGTQDWYYDEKGEILHFPVDNYYYEGKRTANFLGEDVVKYHKTLTTYLNGLLTNGFEIKNIVEPQPPAHMIDTVPGMRDEMRRPMMLIVSAVKRCSNSTER; encoded by the coding sequence ATGAAAGAGAATAAATACGACAATGACATATTTTTTGAGAAATACAGCCAGATGGACCGCTCCAAAGGAGGACTGACTGCCGCCGGCGAATGGGAGACTTTAAAAGAGCTGCTTCCCGATTTCAAGGGAAAACGCATGCTGGATCTTGGATGCGGATACGGATGGCACTGCATTTACGCCATGGAGCAGGGAGCCGATTCGGCCGTGGGGATTGATATTTCCACAAAGATGCTGGAAGTTGCCAGGGAGAAGACGAAATACCCTCAGGTGGAATATCAGTGCGTGGCCATGGAGGACATGGATTTTCCAGCAGAGAGCTTTGATATCGCGTTAAGTTCCCTGGCGTTTCATTATATTGAATCGTTTGACGCCGTGGCAAAGAAGGTACAGGCCTTTTTAAAGCCGGGCGGAAGTTTTGTGTTCTCGGTGGAGCATCCTGTTTTTACCGCTTACGGGACACAGGACTGGTATTATGATGAGAAGGGGGAGATTCTCCATTTTCCGGTAGATAATTATTATTATGAGGGAAAGAGAACCGCTAATTTCCTGGGTGAGGATGTTGTAAAGTACCATAAGACCCTGACAACTTATCTGAACGGCCTGCTCACAAACGGTTTTGAAATTAAAAATATTGTGGAGCCGCAGCCGCCAGCCCACATGATTGATACGGTCCCGGGTATGAGGGATGAGATGCGCCGCCCGATGATGCTGATTGTCAGTGCAGTAAAGCGGTGCTCAAACTCTACGGAGCGTTGA
- a CDS encoding helix-turn-helix domain-containing protein — MDYQKVGTLISSLRKEKGYTQKQLAEMILVSDKAVSKWERGMGCPDVSLLGELSAALGVNIEKILTGQLDPNSEDGGNMKRIKFYICPDCGNILTATGEAEISCCGRKLAPQAPQKADGIHRLHLEEIDGESYITFEHEMTKEHYLSFVAYVNYNSIHLVRLYPEQSGEVRMPRMRGGKFYFGCSRDGVWVQ, encoded by the coding sequence GTGGACTATCAAAAAGTGGGAACGCTCATATCGTCTTTGCGGAAGGAAAAAGGATATACACAGAAACAGCTGGCTGAAATGATCCTGGTAAGCGACAAAGCTGTTTCCAAATGGGAACGAGGTATGGGATGCCCTGATGTTTCGCTGCTTGGAGAACTTTCTGCAGCCCTGGGGGTAAACATTGAGAAGATACTGACGGGGCAGCTTGACCCTAACAGTGAAGACGGAGGAAACATGAAACGGATTAAATTTTACATCTGCCCCGACTGCGGCAATATACTGACAGCCACAGGGGAAGCGGAGATTTCCTGCTGCGGAAGGAAGCTGGCGCCCCAGGCGCCGCAGAAAGCAGACGGAATACACAGGCTCCATTTGGAGGAAATTGACGGCGAATCTTATATCACATTTGAGCATGAAATGACAAAGGAACATTATTTGAGCTTTGTAGCATACGTAAATTACAACAGCATTCACCTGGTGCGCCTTTACCCGGAACAGAGCGGTGAAGTGAGAATGCCGCGGATGCGCGGCGGTAAATTCTATTTTGGGTGCAGCCGGGATGGAGTGTGGGTGCAGTGA
- a CDS encoding WG repeat-containing protein: MHRMYHILLIAGTAAVLYGCGKPGTARPSSEPAAAQSTALEASQSTEQAAVQCTGENENHNAEPGAAGEHAQDTGSQGGSEDGYTDGALSSERFFEKDGKSYEKVPDLVEGRYKWASALTAGTAVKDGNGCGSIDYNSQSRSFERLDGGKTLGVRRWDNLLYSAGDYLIFEYDGTVHVSKSDDLYHPVLSYDKGATHQIVTKVPDGYMIADDQKYTVTFYNEDFKLTRRREGYRYLENGKCYCDGLMAVRDMNTGLMGFMDQSGDIAIPCEYGYVSDFSNGYASVLAGGSLRPFTEDGGTISMFDVEGGQWGIIDIHGNYVVEPSEKYANPDPAPDAPSTYYCGPRRFSEVRKDGTVDFMDVSAADNQVIETIRLR; the protein is encoded by the coding sequence ATGCACAGAATGTATCATATTCTGCTGATTGCAGGAACAGCGGCAGTTTTATATGGATGTGGGAAGCCGGGGACGGCACGGCCCTCATCAGAACCGGCAGCGGCACAGAGTACCGCATTGGAGGCATCCCAGAGTACGGAGCAGGCAGCGGTTCAGTGTACAGGAGAAAATGAAAATCATAATGCGGAACCGGGCGCTGCCGGTGAACATGCACAGGATACGGGCAGTCAGGGCGGTTCGGAGGATGGATATACCGACGGGGCTCTCTCTTCTGAGAGATTTTTTGAAAAGGACGGAAAATCATACGAGAAAGTTCCGGATCTTGTGGAGGGGAGATACAAGTGGGCCAGCGCCTTGACCGCGGGGACAGCCGTGAAGGACGGGAATGGCTGCGGGAGCATTGATTACAATTCCCAGTCCCGCAGTTTCGAAAGGCTGGACGGAGGGAAGACGCTGGGGGTGCGCAGATGGGATAATCTGCTCTACTCGGCCGGAGATTACCTGATTTTTGAGTATGACGGAACGGTGCATGTGTCAAAGTCTGATGATCTGTATCATCCTGTGCTCAGCTACGATAAGGGCGCCACACATCAGATTGTAACAAAGGTTCCGGACGGCTATATGATCGCCGATGACCAGAAGTATACAGTCACATTCTATAATGAGGATTTCAAACTCACGAGACGGCGGGAAGGTTACCGCTATCTGGAAAATGGAAAATGTTACTGCGACGGCCTGATGGCGGTCCGGGACATGAATACGGGCCTGATGGGATTTATGGATCAGTCCGGGGACATTGCAATCCCTTGCGAATATGGGTATGTCAGCGATTTTTCCAACGGTTACGCCTCTGTCCTGGCCGGGGGCAGCCTCCGTCCCTTCACAGAGGACGGCGGAACCATTTCCATGTTTGACGTGGAAGGCGGACAGTGGGGGATCATTGACATTCATGGAAACTATGTGGTAGAGCCGTCAGAAAAATATGCGAATCCCGATCCGGCTCCAGACGCTCCCAGCACTTATTACTGTGGGCCCAGGCGGTTTTCGGAGGTGAGGAAGGATGGAACGGTAGATTTTATGGATGTCAGCGCGGCAGACAATCAGGTAATCGAGACGATCCGGCTCCGCTGA
- a CDS encoding TRAP transporter large permease subunit, which translates to MTAIFLILFFCGLIFVGMPIAGCILVSAASIPLFMGAASPLTWTQVAGEAINGAVANNVGLTIVLFMVAGEFMARGKLTDKIFDTFSYFFGKKKGFMPIISIATCMFYGAISGSGPATTAAVGAMCYPMLVGMGYDKFFSASILVSAGCLGMVIPPSVPLTGAAGLAGGLELVPLYQIAAVGGVCAGLLLIGYAYLHCCLKNDGDQVKISAAVDKLHEQSFGSLFKDSIWALLTPVLILGTIFSGIADTAQAAVLSLAYSMIVAIFVYHTIRVEDVVPILKKCVMNAAPLCFLIALSNVFSAAMRGLDIPASLAGALISSGVSSTLLILLILACMLILGAFMDCGAAMTILVPLFAPVIISFGMDPYTAIVAIIMCQAVGLCSPLCGLCIFVMCPIVGCTIGQLGKYVIKLSALIVFVSVVMVLIPSLFSWATSGAFIPAL; encoded by the coding sequence ATGACAGCTATATTTCTGATACTTTTCTTCTGTGGATTAATCTTCGTAGGAATGCCCATTGCCGGATGCATCCTGGTATCGGCCGCCAGCATTCCGCTGTTCATGGGCGCCGCCTCGCCTCTTACGTGGACGCAGGTGGCCGGTGAGGCAATCAACGGCGCAGTCGCCAATAATGTCGGGCTGACCATTGTACTTTTCATGGTGGCCGGTGAATTTATGGCCAGAGGAAAACTGACCGATAAAATCTTTGATACTTTTTCCTATTTCTTCGGAAAGAAAAAAGGATTTATGCCCATTATCTCCATTGCAACCTGTATGTTTTATGGCGCTATCTCGGGCTCCGGCCCCGCCACAACTGCGGCTGTCGGCGCAATGTGTTACCCGATGCTGGTCGGCATGGGCTATGATAAATTCTTCAGCGCCAGCATTCTGGTGTCGGCCGGCTGTCTTGGAATGGTCATCCCTCCCAGCGTGCCGCTGACCGGAGCCGCCGGACTGGCCGGAGGGCTGGAACTGGTTCCCCTGTACCAGATCGCGGCCGTCGGCGGTGTCTGCGCCGGTCTCCTGCTGATTGGCTATGCCTATCTGCACTGCTGCCTGAAAAATGACGGCGATCAGGTGAAAATCAGCGCCGCCGTCGACAAGCTCCACGAACAGAGCTTTGGTTCTCTCTTTAAGGACAGTATCTGGGCGCTTTTGACTCCGGTCCTGATTCTGGGCACAATCTTCAGCGGCATTGCCGATACGGCCCAGGCCGCGGTTCTGAGTCTGGCTTATTCAATGATAGTGGCAATTTTTGTATACCATACAATCCGGGTGGAGGATGTCGTTCCGATTCTGAAGAAATGCGTAATGAATGCCGCTCCCCTCTGCTTCCTGATTGCCCTGTCCAATGTATTTTCAGCGGCCATGAGGGGGCTGGACATCCCGGCCAGCCTGGCGGGCGCACTGATAAGCTCCGGCGTTTCCAGCACGCTCCTGATTCTCCTGATTCTGGCGTGTATGCTGATTCTGGGCGCGTTCATGGACTGCGGCGCTGCGATGACAATCCTGGTCCCGCTGTTTGCACCGGTCATTATCAGCTTCGGGATGGATCCCTATACGGCCATCGTTGCAATTATCATGTGCCAGGCGGTCGGCCTCTGCAGCCCGCTCTGCGGCCTGTGTATCTTTGTCATGTGTCCAATTGTGGGCTGCACCATCGGTCAGTTGGGCAAATACGTCATCAAACTGAGCGCCCTGATTGTGTTTGTCTCCGTGGTGATGGTACTGATTCCATCTCTGTTCTCATGGGCTACTTCAGGAGCATTTATCCCGGCTCTGTGA
- a CDS encoding TRAP transporter small permease subunit: MEQKKDFLDELAQNLMLIMIVIASVCTLLSVVFQFISEDIRTLFMQFSYYAYGWMVFLALGPAVKRAAFMRIDMVVGLYPEGIKNFLKIFCDVVLFIMMILMCWFSIQNLLNAVSTGAVNAKTPVLPLAAAYAAPVVGYALGAVAYIVRFTQAKKGGAEL, from the coding sequence ATGGAACAAAAGAAAGATTTTCTGGACGAACTGGCACAGAATCTGATGTTGATTATGATTGTCATTGCATCGGTCTGCACCCTGCTCAGCGTGGTGTTTCAGTTTATCTCGGAAGACATCAGGACATTATTTATGCAGTTTTCTTACTATGCTTACGGCTGGATGGTATTTCTGGCTTTGGGGCCTGCGGTGAAAAGAGCCGCCTTTATGCGGATCGACATGGTGGTCGGCCTGTATCCGGAGGGCATTAAAAACTTTCTGAAGATTTTCTGCGACGTGGTCCTGTTCATCATGATGATTTTAATGTGCTGGTTCAGCATTCAGAATCTGCTGAACGCCGTTTCCACCGGAGCCGTCAATGCTAAAACACCTGTACTTCCCCTGGCAGCGGCATATGCCGCCCCGGTTGTGGGCTACGCACTGGGAGCGGTCGCTTATATCGTACGGTTTACCCAGGCAAAGAAAGGAGGCGCTGAATTATGA
- a CDS encoding alpha/beta hydrolase has product MYSATKEDVLRTIPGSETIPRSTDLSGFSRSYTDLPYSSGSAAQKLNIVLPNEGEGPYPVIMFIHGGGWLTGDKNHVQTQQIYRLLYAGYAVCCINYRLSDEAKWPLPLYDCKAAVRFLRANAAKYNLDTERIGVAGNSAGGHLAAMMGTTNGKARYEDLTMGCADYSSSVQAVFIWFGVYDFVNWAEDCMKTYPDRSFDYESGAEAFMFGHSLKEHPERLKDASPICHLDSRTVPFYVEHGTGDHVVPYCQCERFYQKYTELLGDSHISIRLFDGAEHSDPAFKTDENVFEFVKFFDQYVRRIPERGYFLLGTPGDCETTI; this is encoded by the coding sequence ATGTATTCTGCAACAAAGGAGGATGTGCTCCGCACAATTCCCGGAAGTGAGACAATCCCCAGGAGCACCGATTTAAGCGGGTTTTCCCGTTCTTATACTGACCTGCCGTATTCCAGCGGTTCTGCCGCACAGAAGCTCAACATCGTACTGCCGAATGAAGGAGAAGGGCCTTATCCGGTCATCATGTTCATCCACGGAGGAGGCTGGCTGACCGGTGATAAAAACCATGTCCAAACCCAGCAAATCTACCGGCTTTTGTATGCCGGATATGCAGTATGCTGCATCAATTACAGGCTCTCGGACGAAGCCAAATGGCCTCTTCCCCTGTATGACTGCAAAGCTGCCGTCCGTTTTCTGCGGGCCAACGCCGCAAAATATAATCTGGATACGGAACGGATTGGCGTAGCGGGCAATTCTGCCGGAGGCCATCTGGCCGCCATGATGGGTACGACAAACGGAAAGGCCCGGTATGAAGATTTGACGATGGGCTGCGCGGACTATTCCAGCAGTGTCCAGGCCGTCTTCATCTGGTTTGGTGTTTACGACTTTGTAAATTGGGCCGAAGACTGCATGAAAACGTATCCGGACCGCAGTTTTGACTATGAATCCGGCGCCGAGGCATTTATGTTCGGACACTCACTGAAAGAGCATCCTGAACGTCTTAAAGATGCCAGCCCCATCTGTCATCTGGACAGCCGGACGGTACCGTTTTATGTGGAACACGGAACGGGGGATCATGTGGTTCCTTACTGTCAGTGTGAAAGATTTTATCAGAAGTATACCGAACTTCTGGGGGACAGCCATATTTCCATCCGCCTTTTCGATGGTGCGGAGCACTCGGATCCCGCTTTCAAGACGGATGAAAATGTGTTCGAATTTGTTAAGTTTTTTGATCAATATGTGAGAAGGATTCCCGAGCGCGGGTATTTTCTGCTCGGTACGCCGGGGGACTGCGAGACGACCATATAG
- a CDS encoding AraC family transcriptional regulator — protein sequence MWIYDYKSEKDNPYRQQPFVEITHMCYIDNLPLWTYPWHDHKDVYEIAFITSGCGHLVIDNQSFPVKNGSVIIIPPGIAHRFTADDDIGMQYYTLRFKNTPEDGEFQTFFRGLGLAVTSGLNCLPYIQSTLQLLFNIHHANGGIADGAFQSICLGLLELTRILFTNETMTLRIASKYSLSDILNYIQDNREQKITLESLSSHFNISPSHLSRIFTQAYHMSPINYLIHCRITYATEYLLKSDLTITEISERVGYDNPTHFTNMFTKRIGCTPSEYRERNGRIPLEEKAEE from the coding sequence ATGTGGATCTACGACTATAAATCAGAAAAGGATAATCCCTACCGGCAGCAGCCGTTTGTAGAGATTACCCATATGTGCTATATTGATAACCTGCCGCTTTGGACATACCCGTGGCACGACCATAAAGATGTTTATGAGATCGCGTTTATCACCAGCGGATGCGGTCATCTTGTGATTGATAACCAGTCCTTTCCCGTGAAAAACGGTTCCGTTATCATCATTCCGCCCGGCATCGCCCACCGTTTTACGGCGGATGACGATATTGGCATGCAGTATTATACCCTGCGGTTTAAGAATACGCCGGAGGATGGCGAATTCCAGACGTTCTTTCGCGGCCTGGGGCTGGCGGTTACATCGGGTCTTAACTGTCTTCCCTATATTCAGAGTACATTGCAGCTGCTTTTTAATATCCACCATGCCAACGGCGGCATCGCGGACGGAGCATTCCAGTCCATATGCCTGGGGCTGCTGGAGCTTACCCGGATTCTGTTTACCAATGAGACCATGACGCTGAGGATTGCGTCGAAATATTCCCTGAGTGATATCCTGAATTACATCCAGGACAACAGGGAACAGAAGATTACCCTGGAATCGCTGTCCAGCCACTTTAATATCAGTCCGTCACATCTGAGCCGGATTTTTACCCAGGCCTATCATATGTCTCCGATTAATTACCTGATTCACTGCCGGATTACCTATGCAACAGAGTACCTGCTGAAATCGGATCTGACCATAACGGAGATTTCGGAACGCGTCGGTTATGATAACCCGACCCATTTTACCAATATGTTTACAAAACGAATCGGCTGTACTCCCAGCGAATACAGGGAGAGGAACGGCCGGATTCCGCTGGAGGAGAAGGCGGAAGAATAA
- a CDS encoding DUF2164 family protein encodes MAKRKPVQILSLTDAEKKKITEEIKAFYLDVRGEEIGMIEEQQIMDFFLETLGPVIYNKALDDAFRWHKQVSENMESDYYGLYKNI; translated from the coding sequence TTGGCAAAAAGAAAACCGGTTCAGATTCTGTCACTGACAGATGCGGAAAAAAAGAAAATTACAGAGGAGATAAAGGCATTCTATCTGGATGTAAGGGGAGAAGAAATTGGAATGATAGAGGAACAGCAGATCATGGACTTTTTCCTCGAAACACTGGGGCCGGTTATTTACAATAAGGCGCTGGACGACGCCTTCCGATGGCATAAGCAGGTGAGTGAGAACATGGAGTCGGATTATTACGGCTTATATAAGAATATCTGA
- the srtB gene encoding class B sortase — MEENQRDKSSKNRDGKRPDRNKDRPGMDKKKAHDKRRPWKIMDTFLLILITVCAVLIAGHIMEGIRQRNRDEEIRRLALQETQQTQAETTAESSRETEEETAPRESERYHSPVDFESLRAVNPDVVAWVEIPGTDISYPVVQTGDNETYLKRDFEGRNSASGAIFLDMDSDADFMGLHSILYGHHMKNQTMFAQLVKFKEEAFFKKNREVILYTPEAELHLRTIAAVYGDADGEKRRTQFTSRESFDAYVDEMTKNCSFRELPEGDIGGLYSFVTCSYEFNDARTILYAVRENEGAE, encoded by the coding sequence ATGGAGGAAAATCAAAGAGATAAAAGCAGTAAAAACAGAGACGGAAAGAGGCCGGACAGAAACAAAGATCGGCCCGGCATGGACAAAAAGAAAGCGCATGATAAAAGACGCCCCTGGAAAATCATGGACACATTCCTTCTGATTCTCATCACCGTCTGCGCTGTATTGATTGCGGGGCATATCATGGAGGGAATCCGGCAGAGAAACAGGGACGAGGAAATCCGGAGGCTGGCGCTTCAGGAAACGCAGCAGACCCAGGCGGAAACTACGGCGGAGAGCAGCCGGGAGACGGAGGAAGAGACAGCGCCCCGGGAGTCGGAACGCTATCATTCTCCCGTGGATTTTGAAAGCCTCAGGGCGGTGAATCCCGATGTCGTCGCCTGGGTGGAGATACCCGGAACGGATATCAGTTATCCGGTCGTGCAGACAGGGGACAATGAGACATATCTGAAACGTGATTTCGAGGGAAGAAACAGCGCATCCGGAGCTATTTTCCTGGATATGGACAGCGATGCCGATTTTATGGGGCTGCATTCGATTCTTTATGGGCATCACATGAAAAACCAGACGATGTTCGCACAGCTTGTGAAATTCAAGGAGGAGGCATTTTTTAAGAAAAACCGGGAGGTGATTCTCTATACGCCGGAGGCGGAGCTTCACCTGAGAACAATAGCAGCCGTGTACGGCGACGCAGACGGAGAGAAGAGAAGGACACAGTTCACTTCCCGGGAGTCATTTGACGCCTATGTGGATGAGATGACAAAAAACTGCAGTTTCCGTGAACTGCCGGAGGGAGATATCGGGGGTCTGTATTCCTTTGTCACATGCAGCTATGAGTTCAATGACGCCCGCACCATCCTATACGCGGTCCGGGAAAATGAAGGGGCGGAATAA
- the rfbA gene encoding glucose-1-phosphate thymidylyltransferase RfbA yields MKGIVLAGGSGTRLYPLTKVTSKQLLPIYDKPMIYYPLSVLMNAGIRDILIISTPDDTPRFEELFGDGHQFGINLSYAVQPSPDGLAQAFIIGEEFIGGDSVAMILGDNIFQGQGLRKRLRAASAKENGATVFGYYVDDPERFGIVEFDETGKAISIEEKPEKPKSNYCVTGLYFYDNRVVEYAKNLKPSARGELEITDLNRIYLENGDLDVILMGQGFTWLDTGTHESLVEATNFVKTVETHQHRKIACLEEIAYLNGWISRDEVMSAYEVYKKNQYGKYLKDVLDGKYVDKLQDR; encoded by the coding sequence ATGAAAGGTATCGTTCTGGCAGGCGGTTCAGGAACACGCCTGTATCCGCTTACAAAAGTAACTTCCAAACAGTTATTGCCTATCTATGACAAACCGATGATTTATTACCCGCTTTCAGTTCTGATGAACGCTGGAATCCGTGATATTCTGATTATTTCCACACCGGATGATACACCGAGGTTTGAAGAACTGTTCGGCGACGGCCATCAGTTTGGTATCAATTTAAGTTATGCGGTACAGCCGAGTCCCGACGGGCTGGCCCAGGCCTTTATTATAGGAGAAGAATTTATCGGAGGTGATTCCGTCGCCATGATTCTGGGAGATAATATTTTCCAGGGCCAGGGACTCAGAAAGCGCCTGCGCGCCGCATCCGCCAAGGAGAATGGGGCCACTGTTTTCGGATATTATGTCGATGATCCGGAGCGATTTGGTATTGTGGAGTTCGATGAGACGGGCAAAGCCATATCGATCGAGGAGAAACCCGAGAAACCGAAGTCCAATTACTGTGTGACAGGCCTCTATTTCTACGACAACCGCGTCGTGGAGTATGCGAAGAACTTAAAGCCGTCCGCCAGAGGCGAGCTGGAGATTACCGATTTGAACCGCATCTATCTGGAAAATGGCGATCTCGATGTCATCCTGATGGGCCAGGGATTTACCTGGCTGGATACGGGTACCCATGAGTCTCTTGTGGAGGCCACCAACTTCGTGAAGACGGTGGAGACACACCAGCACAGGAAGATTGCCTGCCTGGAGGAGATTGCGTACTTAAACGGCTGGATCAGCCGGGATGAGGTTATGTCCGCATATGAGGTTTATAAGAAAAACCAGTACGGCAAATACTTAAAAGATGTTCTGGACGGCAAATATGTCGACAAACTTCAGGACAGATAG